TACAAATGTTTATAACAGATTTACtattggacccacatgtcataaacTCATAAGGGtctatatatcatatatatatatcatagacAGTGAGTGTCATATCTGTTTTGACCACTTATAagagtgataaaaagttaaatttcctgGGTTTGGTAAGGTGACTTTTAAGCCAAAGATATAAGCCTAAACAAACAAGCAGTTCttaatgagtttttttttaaaaaatcataagctACTCTTACActatctactactactataaatataaaatagagtagtggtggtggtgggtggtgatgaatctgccacccactcaccaccaactccctccttttttttaagttgagaCCTATATGTCAAATcacttttattaattatattttaataaaatactaataatatatttttaataagatctcGTTGCAACGTATGGGTAATATACTAGTAAAGCCAAAAGTTGGGTTCGAGGAGTTGTTATTGcttatttgaaataaacaTAACAAATCACTGTTAATTTTAAAGCTCTAAAGCTTCCaacttataaaacatataaccCAAAAAtcagtttaaaaacatataagtCAATAagcctaaaaaaatcaaacggtatatttgtaaataaaaataatttataaataaatcttttacatgtgtgttgttaccgatttaaaagctatgtatgaaaaataaactataatgaaaaactctaaaattaactttaaatttaaattttgacttataagcagaagcgaaaagacaagAGTGGTTGTGTTCTAGCAATTTGACTCTGAAAGTTGTTGGATGCAAATTTTAATGCCAGGCGATGCAGTCATGCAGCGATCGCTCAGCCTAACAGCTGTCGAGGGTGTTGTGCTCAGGCTTTGCTCTCTACTCGGCCTCCACGCAGCAACAGCCAACACGCAAGAAAACGCCATGTCCTGATGGCAGCACATCTAATCCAGCTAGGCAGCTAGCAACTCTATATGTTTCTCAAATGCAATCACGCTAGCGTGCCTGTTGATCAGTCTACACCAGTACCCATCCAGTTAGGCAGGCCATGCCATGAACGCGAGTAAACAAACACGGCTAGCTAAGTTAACCCCGGAAATGATGTCAATTTAGCCGAGTAGGAGTAGTTTGTTGTGCCAAACTTGATATAGATTGAGATGAAGACAAGACTTTTGGGGCATCGTGATTATCGCACGACGAGGAAGACGCAACTTGCAATGCAGCGAATTGAACACAGAATTGTAGGCATGCGTTCGTGCAGTCAATGCATATGAATGCGAGTTCATGGTCAACTAGACAGACAGAGATTAATGCCGTGATATAATGAGTCTGCGCCTGTCCGAAACACGTAAATATAACTCTCTGGCTCTTGTCACTaggtgaaaaatatataattaacggCTGGTTATTAATGGAATACACTGCGAGGAGGTGAGATTTAGTCGTAGCATTACATCGAGAGCCTGCGAGAGGGGCCGTGTCGAGCCGGAAAGCCAGCATGACTGGCATTGCCTCGCTCTGATCTAAGAATAAAAGTTTGATATGTTAGCccttctataaaatatatattttataaacagGCACTTCAAAATCTTATCATAGATATTGATCTCTAACTCCGCGTCTGGATCCTTGACGTACGTCGAGGTTGAACATCCCTTCACCAGTTAACGCTCGATCTTCGGCACCAAATTATTTGGTTAAATTGATGCCGAACTCTCCGTCCTACCTGCAAACTACTTTCTTTCTCAtctccaaattttatattgatttagaatcaaattttggaaaaaCAGACAAACCAATATAGCTTAATTTATTTCCGTGAATTTGTTTTAATTGGAAACATAATGCGGGAGGAGAAAACTTATCGATTTGGTGCCAAATTACAGATTGATAAATCAATGTAGCATGATTCCCTCCCCATAACTTGaactttcttttaaaatttaacagcAAATCAATATGATAtagggagaagaagaggaagggacTGATTCTCCTtccaaatcaaattttatataaatgaacAAACTAGAATAGATTGATTTATAATTTCTTCCAAATTTTAACATCAAGTCTGTAGgaattggagaaaaaaaaagagcatatTCATAGATAACGGAGGTCTAtgataaataagtaaataagtTGGTGTCGAGGGTAAAAATGGTGATGCGGGCTTATCGTAGGTGGAGAGACTCTACCTCGATTGCTATATACCGTGGTGCCAAAGTAGGGATTCATATCAACTGCTCCTCtcactttaaaatataaacatttataaatttaaattttataccataatataaacatatcagcactaattttataattccAGTCACTTTAATGATTTCAaagtcaataaaaaaattaactagtaCTACAAAAGgttaaaatgtaaaataaagCACACCACATAAGACGGAAAGAGCATTTAATGGCATGTTTGGATGGCTGGTAGCGACGTGCCTTTCCTGCACTTGCTCCGTTACTTGGTTGCTTGCAGTTGCAACAGCAAATGATAAGATTTGCTCAGGAGCTCCACAGAAAGTCAGAGCAATTTTGAAATCAGGTTTGGTGTAGCACCCGGGAGACAGGTACCAGAACAATTTGAAGATTAAAAAAGAGATGGCTCTGTCTCAGTGGATTCAAAGACGACCGTGTAAAAGTCCATTAATCAAGTGATGACCTCCTCCAGCGCTGCCTAGGATGTTCTTTATAGCCGAATAGTTATATTtaagaatataaataaagtcaaagttaaaaatataatttcataataattgCTCTATACccttcaaaatataaatacttataaagATAGTACGtaaatatttacaaagtgtGCAATACCCCTCGTTAAACCTCACTAAATGAGGGATGGTTGGGGACAAAAAGTATTCAACTATTTGACACCATTAGAATCCTCTTCGAATGTTGCCCTTAtttgtttctatatttttcgaTGGGAGGAAAACAATCTTAAGTTCTTCCTACCTCCAACTTCTTCCTGCTTCACCCATTCTCATCTCCTATATCCTCTTTCAATCAACACCTAGCATCGTCCATCCACCTTCCACGCTATTCCTTCcctttaatattataaaactttttggatttatctaaattcatcaatgtatcaatgcatatgttttttatatgtatttagattaattagcacacaaataaatataaataaaactaaaaaatcttataatacagAATGGAGAGAATAACAATTAATACAGAATGGAGAGAATAATATTTATACGTGTCACCGCACCAGGAAAGTGGCAGCAAATTGAAATTACTTCTATCCGGAGGTAAAAATGCAGGGTCAAATGCACTAGTAGCATATGAAGAGTGGTCAATTATAACATTAGCAAACAGTTAAATTTCCCCTTAAACTCAACCTTCTCTTCTGCTAGAACGGGCAATCGCGCAAGTCAGGAAGATAAAATTTATCCCTGTTTGTTCATCCCGTTTCCCTCGGGAAGAATAGGGCAAACTAATCCTGTTTTTCACAATGTCCTGTTTTTACTCTGAGACCACCGTGTGACGACAAGACTGTGAGAAGttgcaagcatgcatgcactggGAGGAGAATGCTATGCCAGCAGCCCTAGTAGCTACTGGTGAGAGAAGACAAGATCGAGGAGCACGCATGAAAAGTATTCCAGGTAAACCGAAAAGGAGTTGAGTAACAAAACCAATCGTTAGTTTTGCTTCACAGTGCATGGCTGATTCGATGTTGTGTGGTGAGCTGCAGGGAGACGATGAATCAATCCTCTGTTACACGTGAAGGGTACCCACCACGTACATTCACGCAAGTATGGACAAATGCATCTCTGATGGATTCTAGCTAGCTACGTGTATACTAGCTCATACAAAGAGACGGCGACAAGCTGGCAACCGATCGGTAGCTAGTACACGAAGGAAAGAAtggttaattacttgattgaTTAGTCGTTGCAATGCATGCGTCCGGACCGCGGAGTTATGCCTTGCAGATGACCACGAAGCACGGGAGCAGCGCCCTCGGGTTCAGCAGGTACAGCTCCTCGATGTTGGAGTAGGGCCCGACCTTGCCGGCGAGCGAGTCGAAGCCGGTCTGGCCGGCGAACTCCTTGAGGTTCTCGAGCGGCTTGTGCACCCTGCCGGCGATGACCCTGCACACCAGCAGCGCCCTGCGCGTGGCGGCCgggtcgtcgccaccgccaccgccaccgacgCCGGGGACCTCGATGGACTCGTAGGCGCGGCCGCTGGTGGACGTGGTGaagacgccgacgccggcctTGCCTTCCTTCCTGGCGGAGAAGCCGTGGCGGATGATGCGGCAGACGGCGCACTTGTCGGACGCGCAGAGGCTAGAGGATgaaccggcggcgccgccgagcgcgCAGGAGAGCGTGGCGCCGTGGAAGCGCAGCAGCTCGTTGCCGTCGGCGAGGCAGCGCGGGTGCTTCTTGGGCAGCTTGCTCGCCTTGAGCTTCACCGCCTCGCGGTACTCCTCGAAGCGCGCCAGCGTCCGCTGCGTGTTGTGCACCTTGAACACCCGCTCGATCCGCACGCAGCTGCTCTCCGACTTGAGCAGGCTCGTCCGGCAGATGATCTCCACGATCTTCCTCGACGAGTCCCCTTCCACCAGCTCCGTCACTGCCACCGTCGATCCAGCGTCAGCGCCACGTCCAATACATGCATTCAAGATCATTGGTCAATGTCGTGTCTGCAAGATTCTTAATTGCAACTTAACCATGCGGTATCACTTTACATGATCTACTGCCGTAAATGGCTGGGATGCATCTTAaaggagataaaaaaaaccatggaGTTATTGCTCTCTATGCTTTATTATCTACTGGTACAACAAAATGAAAGATCTAGCAGGATCTGACCAACCAGGTTCTCAGTTATAGCAAAGTTGAAAGCATGGATTCGCATAAAGGAGAACAAAGCAGATATTTGAAGGAGCCTATCTTGTGTGGTGAAAGTGAAAATGAAATTGAAATCTATGCAGGTAAAGTTCTGAGCTAAAGCAACCCATGCACTGAACTTTGAGGTAAAGAAATGTCTGTTGATAGTAAAGTGACAATGGTCATAACATTGAAAGGAAAACCTGCACTATTGGGATTAACGTGCTCGAGAAATGCATGAAAAAGAACAGCATTTTTTTCCCGAACGCCAAGAAGATCCACCGGCCGTAGGTGTACCGCGCGTGTACCATCCACAAAAGCGTGTTCTGTACTATATGAACTTCAGTGCAGATGTCACCCTCACCTGCATGCTTGGAAAGGTGGTGCGCCTCCAGTGCCTCCCACTTGCCAAACTGCTCGCCGCAACGGTGGCAGCTGAGACCGACGGCGCCCTTGCCGCCGCTCTTGACGGCGTCCTCGCAGGACGCGCGGTGGGCGGTCACCCcgggggcggcgccgtccCTGTCCAGCAGCAGGTTcggcgacctcggcggcgTGCACCGCATGCTGCCCCGGCACGAGCCGCTGTACTGCAGGCCGTGGCTCCAGCCGGGCCCCGGCGTGCCAGGACGGAGCGTGCCAACGAACGAAGacaccacgccgccgtcgccgtccgaCTCGTGCGGCGCGAGCAcgccgccccccgccgccgcgaggccgccgcagccgccgaaGCCGGTGATCTTGAGCTCGCAGCGGGAGTTGGTGCTGAGCACCACCTCGTGGGCGATGGGGTTCAAGAACTCGCTGCTGCCGATGGACCTCGGGCTGCAGCTGGGCGGCCGCTCCGGATGCCGCTTGCTCCCGTGGATGACGTCCCGCAGGTTGGCTATCGACCGCGAGCACCCCgaccgcggcgccgcgcgcttGGTTACAATCGCCGACAGGTGCCCCCCGCCaccagcggtggcggcggcggcggcgacggccttGGGCCTCGGCACGTGCACCTCCGACGGCTCGGACCGGCAGTGCAGCGACCTCTTCAGCGCGAACCACACCGTCGGCGCCGGGGCCGCGGGTGCCGCAGGCGCCGAAGCCTTCTCCTCCTCAGCCCGGCCGGCTACAGCGCCGGCACGGCGCCTCCTCTCGCCCATCCCGTTAACTTAGCTATCAGCCGCGCCCGTGATCGGTCGTTCACCGTGGAGTGCGATATACTTATGGCAGCCAcaggcgcagcagcagcagcaacagcggCATCCGAAGCGAGAGATAGCGCGGCGGCAGGCCGAGGACGCAATTAAATCTTGGGGTTGGCGGTAGTAAAGGCTCGCCACCAACTGCAAGCTCAGCACGCAGTGCGCTCGCTCTCGCTCTTTTGTTTCGCGCGCGGGTTTCTGCCGGCCTGTGACTCGCGTGGTGGCCAAGACAGCGAGATTAGTTTCAAGCGGAGGAGTGCAAAATGCGAGAGACGGGGGACCGAGACAGAGAGGGGGAACTAGGCCGCGCGCGAGTGAGAACAAATCTCGAATTGTACAGGTGGGGGACGACTACTCGGGCAGGGACACAGGTGTGGGGGGCACACGAGACAAGGGGGACGCCCATGATGGCGAGCAACCGAAAGGAAATCGATCGACACGACCGTGGTACGTGGTTGCGAGGCACGGGTGTGTGTACGCTTGTTGGTGCGCTGCGCGATCAAGACGGGGAAACTCTCGGTGTACCCGCTTTGGGTTGGAAATGGAATGGATCGATGTGTTTtgtaaggtttttttttgccccTTCCCTCGTCACCACGCGTTACAACTCTGCCTGTCTAGAAAGGAACAAAGGATGATCATATAGAAGCTATAGTTTTTGTCTAAGGTGAGTAGTATTCACGTTATTCTCCCGTGCTCTTATTGTAGCATTGGCAGCTTCGAGCGACGGACCTGGGTCTGTAGATTACTGCTAATCTACGAATATCAATTACTTAGCTTAAAGAAATATCACTATACTAACTACGAACAAATTGTGGGTATTGACCATTGCTTCATCAATCCATGGAAGTTCTATTTGAATCGGAGTGGAAGTAGAGGGAGGAGATCCTCAAATCGCTCAGTGGTTGAAGTAATTAAACGcttctctatttttattatacttttttattttacacgcacatttttttaaccgttaaacaataatattttataaagtatttctatatagaagtttaccatatcatatttttaatgtaaatttttaactttatagtagctaaattttatcatttctaccataaatagctataaaaaaaatcagattttttctttcatctttcTATCACCAGAAGAACATGATTGTAGCTGCACTAGTATTGCACAATATTCTTCCTCTGTTGTCTGTATAGGAGAAGAATGATTAGGATCACCAGTGTCTCCTGCAAGGTGATGACGTCCTTTCCTTCTG
This is a stretch of genomic DNA from Oryza brachyantha chromosome 1, ObraRS2, whole genome shotgun sequence. It encodes these proteins:
- the LOC102701492 gene encoding uncharacterized protein LOC102701492 yields the protein MGERRRRAGAVAGRAEEEKASAPAAPAAPAPTVWFALKRSLHCRSEPSEVHVPRPKAVAAAAATAGGGGHLSAIVTKRAAPRSGCSRSIANLRDVIHGSKRHPERPPSCSPRSIGSSEFLNPIAHEVVLSTNSRCELKITGFGGCGGLAAAGGGVLAPHESDGDGGVVSSFVGTLRPGTPGPGWSHGLQYSGSCRGSMRCTPPRSPNLLLDRDGAAPGVTAHRASCEDAVKSGGKGAVGLSCHRCGEQFGKWEALEAHHLSKHAVTELVEGDSSRKIVEIICRTSLLKSESSCVRIERVFKVHNTQRTLARFEEYREAVKLKASKLPKKHPRCLADGNELLRFHGATLSCALGGAAGSSSSLCASDKCAVCRIIRHGFSARKEGKAGVGVFTTSTSGRAYESIEVPGVGGGGGGDDPAATRRALLVCRVIAGRVHKPLENLKEFAGQTGFDSLAGKVGPYSNIEELYLLNPRALLPCFVVICKA